In Hydractinia symbiolongicarpus strain clone_291-10 chromosome 13, HSymV2.1, whole genome shotgun sequence, a single genomic region encodes these proteins:
- the LOC130623306 gene encoding U6 small nuclear RNA (adenine-(43)-N(6))-methyltransferase-like isoform X1, translating into MHPRNIFKNTVPNFEELAKEFPEFTPYLERGASGKAYVNFKDPASLRALSLVLLKKYFQIIITIPLDRLIPTIPLRLNYIHWIEDLVEYERNENKKIFGFDIGCGASCVYPLLCSKMNHWKFLATEIDDLSAECAVKNVKSNLAEDDVIVIKTSKDDPMFTLVLEKSPFPHIDFTMCNPPFFEEIYDEQKQKDRTNHRPPPAGISTASDSESFTSGGEVYFVSRMIDESMTVKEKIRWYTTMLGRKSSLKQLLKYLKGHNIQKVATTEFKQGRTMRWGLAWSFLQNIKVPAKEKKEKKAKPFYMSLSDTFFKEHDISIVTGSMSSKERALILWDVVKVFSKKISALKLSFEDPEHVLLMNNDAYEITGSAYENTWTRQRQKKREDKRKNAYVQENKPVSDAVENVTDPDTIPEKTVHLPCKRTMENDGEPNAKKPRLSGDGTDIMSLAYSKNDEKLFDFSITVATSEQFCFGEKNRVIVTFLCLSGNREQFHQLFLYFKNCVYGVQVNIK; encoded by the exons ATGCATCctagaaatattttcaaaaatactgtACCCAACTTTGAAGAACTTGCGAAGGAATTTCCTGAGTTTACGCCATACCTTGAACGTGGAGCTTCTGGAAAAGCATATGTTAACTTTAAGGATCCCGCATCATTGCGTGCTTTATCACTTGTGTTGTTAAAGAAATATTTCCAAATAATAATTACGATTCCTCTTGATAGGTTGATTCCAACCATACCCTTAAGACTAAACTATATTCACTGGATAGAGGATCTTGTAGAATATGAAAGGAATGAAAATAAGAAGATCTTTGGTTTTGATATAG GTTGTGGTGCTTCATGTGTCTACCCGTTGCTCTGTAGCAAAATGAATCACTGGAAATTTTTGGCTACTGAGATCGATGATCTTTCTGCAGAATGCGCagtcaaaaatgtaaaaagtaatttagctGAAGATGATGTGATAG TTATAAAAACAAGCAAAGATGATCCGATGTTTACATTAGTCCTGGAGAAGTCGCCTTTCCCACATATCGACTTCACAATGTGTAATCCGCCATTTTTCGAAGAAATATATGACGAGCAAAAACAGAAAGATCGAACGAACCATCGTCCGCCACCAGCTGGTATCAGTACTGCTAGTGATAGTGAGAGTTTCACAAGTGGTGGAGAAGTGTACTTCGTTTCTCGAATGATAGATGAAAGCATGACtgtgaaagaaaaaatcag ATGGTACACAACCATGTTGGGAAGAAAGTCGAGTTTGAAACAACTTTTAAAGTATTTGAAAGGTCACAAT ATTCAAAAGGTTGCTACGACAGAGTTTAAACAAGGACGGACAATGCGTTGGGGATTGGCGTGGTCATTTCTGCAAAATATTAAG GTACCTgcgaaagaaaagaaagagaaaaaagctaAGCCGTTTTATATGTCGCTGTCCGATACGTTTTTTAAAGAGCATGATATCAGCATAGTTACTGGATCGATGTCGTCTAAAGAACGAGCTCTGATACTTTGGGACGTTGTGAAAGTTTTTAGTAAGAAGATTTCAGCACTGAAG CTATCTTTTGAAGACCCTGAACACGTGCTTTTAATGAACAATGACGCGTATGAAATTACTGGCAGTGCTTATGAAAACACGTGGACACGTCAAAGACAAAAGAAAAGAGAGGATAAAAGAAAAAACGCTTATGTGCAAGAGAATAAACCGGTTTCTGATGCCGTAGAAAACGTTACTGATCCGGATACCATTCCGGAAAAAACTGTACATTTACCATGTAAACGGACGATGGAGAATGACGGAGAACCGAATGCCAAAAAGCCACGGCTGTCGGGCGATGGCACGGATATTATGAGTCTTGCGTACagtaaaaatgatgaaaaacttTTTGACTTCTCCATAACAGTTGCCACATCTGAACAATTTTgctttggtgaaaaaaatcGTGTTATCGTCACCTTTTTGTGTTTGTCAGGTAACCGAGAACAATTTCATcagttatttttgtattttaagaATTGCGTGTATGGCGTTcaagtaaatataaaataa
- the LOC130623315 gene encoding COP9 signalosome complex subunit 8-like, translating to MEDIDDIRETCEQQELTSPDGVASVDVYKQLLVIYLIDSDVINAKFLWKRIPEQIKSENVELQNIWKIGQFLWKRNFANVFTAVSTQQWSMVTQPLLTKLLSNLRTRITDLIARAYSIVKIEDMCLLVGLDEAQVIELALEKSWEIDIDNKLIKPTQESTSSNVKHAWNTGDISEALMSSLTDYISFLEN from the coding sequence ATGGAAGACATAGATGATATCAGAGAAACATGTGAACAACAAGAACTAACTTCTCCAGACGGTGTGGCATCAGTTGATGTGTACAAACAGTTACTGGTTATTTATTTGATTGATAGTGATGTAATTAATGCAAAGTTTTTATGGAAACGAATTCCAGAACAGATAAAATCTGAAAATGTAGAACTTCAAAACATATGGAAAATAGGACAATTTTTATGGAAAAGAAATTTTGCTAATGTTTTTACTGCTGTATCCACCCAGCAATGGTCAATGGTGACGCAACCTTTACTGACAAAGTTGTTAAGCAATCTTAGAACTCGTATAACGGATCTTATAGCAAGAGCATATTCTATTGTTAAAATTGAAGACATGTGTTTACTGGTCGGGTTGGATGAAGCCCAAGTTATTGAACTAGCTTTAGAAAAGTCTTGGGAAATTGACATTGATAACAAATTAATTAAGCCAACTCAAGAAAGTACAAGTAGTAATGTAAAGCATGCTTGGAATACTGGCGATATAAGTGAAGCTCTCATGAGTAGCTTGACTGATTATATTAGCTTTCTTGAAAATTAG
- the LOC130623314 gene encoding coiled-coil domain-containing protein 25-like, whose protein sequence is MVFYFESNVISPPVLIYVGRDKHENEDLIRWGWPEDVWFHTDKLSSAHIYLRLPEGMTIDTIPAELLTDCCQLTKANSIEGCKQNNVAIVYTPWANLKKTGDMAVGQVGFQKQKEVRRIMVETKINVIINRLNKTKVEKEIDYRALREQRDQAEQREAKKKIQEEKALKKLAEAEKAEQKELKNYSSLMVESNMTSNVDNPIDEDDFM, encoded by the coding sequence ATGGTATTCTACTTTGAGTCAAATGTGATATCCCCACCTGTGTTAATTTATGTTGGCCGAGATAAACACGAAAACGAAGATCTTATTCGTTGGGGTTGGCCAGAAGATGTATGGTTTCATACAGATAAACTTTCATCGGCTCATATCTATTTAAGACTACCAGAAGGTATGACCATAGACACAATACCTGCAGAATTGTTGACTGATTGTTGCCAGCTGACAAAAGCAAACAGCATTGAAGGTTGCAAGCAGAATAATGTAGCGATTGTTTACACACCGTGGGCGAACTTAAAGAAAACTGGTGATATGGCTGTTGGCCAGGTTgggtttcaaaaacaaaaagaagtacGCAGAATAATGGTCGAAACGAAGATTAATGTTATTATAAACCGACTGAACAAGACAAAAGTTGAAAAGGAAATTGATTACAGAGCGTTACGTGAACAGAGAGATCAAGCTGAGCAAAGAGAagcgaagaaaaaaattcaagaagaaAAAGCCTTAAAGAAATTAGCAGAGGCTGAAAAAGCAGAACAAAAGGAACTAAAAAATTACTCCTCGCTTATGGTGGAATCAAATATGACTTCAAATGTTGACAATCCGATAGACGAAGAtgattttatgtaa
- the LOC130623306 gene encoding RNA N6-adenosine-methyltransferase mettl16-like isoform X2 → MHPRNIFKNTVPNFEELAKEFPEFTPYLERGASGKAYVNFKDPASLRALSLVLLKKYFQIIITIPLDRLIPTIPLRLNYIHWIEDLVEYERNENKKIFGFDIGCGASCVYPLLCSKMNHWKFLATEIDDLSAECAVKNVKSNLAEDDVIVIKTSKDDPMFTLVLEKSPFPHIDFTMCNPPFFEEIYDEQKQKDRTNHRPPPAGISTASDSESFTSGGEVYFVSRMIDESMTVKEKIRWYTTMLGRKSSLKQLLKYLKGHNVPAKEKKEKKAKPFYMSLSDTFFKEHDISIVTGSMSSKERALILWDVVKVFSKKISALKLSFEDPEHVLLMNNDAYEITGSAYENTWTRQRQKKREDKRKNAYVQENKPVSDAVENVTDPDTIPEKTVHLPCKRTMENDGEPNAKKPRLSGDGTDIMSLAYSKNDEKLFDFSITVATSEQFCFGEKNRVIVTFLCLSGNREQFHQLFLYFKNCVYGVQVNIK, encoded by the exons ATGCATCctagaaatattttcaaaaatactgtACCCAACTTTGAAGAACTTGCGAAGGAATTTCCTGAGTTTACGCCATACCTTGAACGTGGAGCTTCTGGAAAAGCATATGTTAACTTTAAGGATCCCGCATCATTGCGTGCTTTATCACTTGTGTTGTTAAAGAAATATTTCCAAATAATAATTACGATTCCTCTTGATAGGTTGATTCCAACCATACCCTTAAGACTAAACTATATTCACTGGATAGAGGATCTTGTAGAATATGAAAGGAATGAAAATAAGAAGATCTTTGGTTTTGATATAG GTTGTGGTGCTTCATGTGTCTACCCGTTGCTCTGTAGCAAAATGAATCACTGGAAATTTTTGGCTACTGAGATCGATGATCTTTCTGCAGAATGCGCagtcaaaaatgtaaaaagtaatttagctGAAGATGATGTGATAG TTATAAAAACAAGCAAAGATGATCCGATGTTTACATTAGTCCTGGAGAAGTCGCCTTTCCCACATATCGACTTCACAATGTGTAATCCGCCATTTTTCGAAGAAATATATGACGAGCAAAAACAGAAAGATCGAACGAACCATCGTCCGCCACCAGCTGGTATCAGTACTGCTAGTGATAGTGAGAGTTTCACAAGTGGTGGAGAAGTGTACTTCGTTTCTCGAATGATAGATGAAAGCATGACtgtgaaagaaaaaatcag ATGGTACACAACCATGTTGGGAAGAAAGTCGAGTTTGAAACAACTTTTAAAGTATTTGAAAGGTCACAAT GTACCTgcgaaagaaaagaaagagaaaaaagctaAGCCGTTTTATATGTCGCTGTCCGATACGTTTTTTAAAGAGCATGATATCAGCATAGTTACTGGATCGATGTCGTCTAAAGAACGAGCTCTGATACTTTGGGACGTTGTGAAAGTTTTTAGTAAGAAGATTTCAGCACTGAAG CTATCTTTTGAAGACCCTGAACACGTGCTTTTAATGAACAATGACGCGTATGAAATTACTGGCAGTGCTTATGAAAACACGTGGACACGTCAAAGACAAAAGAAAAGAGAGGATAAAAGAAAAAACGCTTATGTGCAAGAGAATAAACCGGTTTCTGATGCCGTAGAAAACGTTACTGATCCGGATACCATTCCGGAAAAAACTGTACATTTACCATGTAAACGGACGATGGAGAATGACGGAGAACCGAATGCCAAAAAGCCACGGCTGTCGGGCGATGGCACGGATATTATGAGTCTTGCGTACagtaaaaatgatgaaaaacttTTTGACTTCTCCATAACAGTTGCCACATCTGAACAATTTTgctttggtgaaaaaaatcGTGTTATCGTCACCTTTTTGTGTTTGTCAGGTAACCGAGAACAATTTCATcagttatttttgtattttaagaATTGCGTGTATGGCGTTcaagtaaatataaaataa
- the LOC130623306 gene encoding RNA N6-adenosine-methyltransferase mettl16-like isoform X3 yields MHPRNIFKNTVPNFEELAKEFPEFTPYLERGASGKAYVNFKDPASLRALSLVLLKKYFQIIITIPLDRLIPTIPLRLNYIHWIEDLVEYERNENKKIFGFDIGCGASCVYPLLCSKMNHWKFLATEIDDLSAECAVKNVKSNLAEDDVIVIKTSKDDPMFTLVLEKSPFPHIDFTMCNPPFFEEIYDEQKQKDRTNHRPPPAGISTASDSESFTSGGEVYFVSRMIDESMTVKEKIRWYTTMLGRKSSLKQLLKYLKGHNLSFEDPEHVLLMNNDAYEITGSAYENTWTRQRQKKREDKRKNAYVQENKPVSDAVENVTDPDTIPEKTVHLPCKRTMENDGEPNAKKPRLSGDGTDIMSLAYSKNDEKLFDFSITVATSEQFCFGEKNRVIVTFLCLSGNREQFHQLFLYFKNCVYGVQVNIK; encoded by the exons ATGCATCctagaaatattttcaaaaatactgtACCCAACTTTGAAGAACTTGCGAAGGAATTTCCTGAGTTTACGCCATACCTTGAACGTGGAGCTTCTGGAAAAGCATATGTTAACTTTAAGGATCCCGCATCATTGCGTGCTTTATCACTTGTGTTGTTAAAGAAATATTTCCAAATAATAATTACGATTCCTCTTGATAGGTTGATTCCAACCATACCCTTAAGACTAAACTATATTCACTGGATAGAGGATCTTGTAGAATATGAAAGGAATGAAAATAAGAAGATCTTTGGTTTTGATATAG GTTGTGGTGCTTCATGTGTCTACCCGTTGCTCTGTAGCAAAATGAATCACTGGAAATTTTTGGCTACTGAGATCGATGATCTTTCTGCAGAATGCGCagtcaaaaatgtaaaaagtaatttagctGAAGATGATGTGATAG TTATAAAAACAAGCAAAGATGATCCGATGTTTACATTAGTCCTGGAGAAGTCGCCTTTCCCACATATCGACTTCACAATGTGTAATCCGCCATTTTTCGAAGAAATATATGACGAGCAAAAACAGAAAGATCGAACGAACCATCGTCCGCCACCAGCTGGTATCAGTACTGCTAGTGATAGTGAGAGTTTCACAAGTGGTGGAGAAGTGTACTTCGTTTCTCGAATGATAGATGAAAGCATGACtgtgaaagaaaaaatcag ATGGTACACAACCATGTTGGGAAGAAAGTCGAGTTTGAAACAACTTTTAAAGTATTTGAAAGGTCACAAT CTATCTTTTGAAGACCCTGAACACGTGCTTTTAATGAACAATGACGCGTATGAAATTACTGGCAGTGCTTATGAAAACACGTGGACACGTCAAAGACAAAAGAAAAGAGAGGATAAAAGAAAAAACGCTTATGTGCAAGAGAATAAACCGGTTTCTGATGCCGTAGAAAACGTTACTGATCCGGATACCATTCCGGAAAAAACTGTACATTTACCATGTAAACGGACGATGGAGAATGACGGAGAACCGAATGCCAAAAAGCCACGGCTGTCGGGCGATGGCACGGATATTATGAGTCTTGCGTACagtaaaaatgatgaaaaacttTTTGACTTCTCCATAACAGTTGCCACATCTGAACAATTTTgctttggtgaaaaaaatcGTGTTATCGTCACCTTTTTGTGTTTGTCAGGTAACCGAGAACAATTTCATcagttatttttgtattttaagaATTGCGTGTATGGCGTTcaagtaaatataaaataa
- the LOC130624359 gene encoding uncharacterized protein LOC130624359 translates to MKYLALLGVLCCIVAVVKSQDNEYTKEEDFNTGKDKYTEGNKQSNAYSNAIKFDFNAVTGQLTGGCIWQIGEGRKDGVYSKVSVGTVTSGTQCMFLCTRSSTTYNGAILRYNNACYCIAGMDGRDNDSNYLTCSIR, encoded by the exons ATGAAGTATCTTGCTTTACTGGGTGTTTTGTGTTGCATTGTGG CGGTGGTAAAAAGTCAAGACAATGAATATACGAAAGAAGAAGATTTTAACACTGGGAAAG ACAAATATACGGAGGGAAATAAGCAATCGAACGCGTATAGTAATGCAATCAAATTTGACTTCAATGCTGTGACTGGCCAACTTACTGGAG GTTGTATATGGCAAATCGGGGAAGGTAGAAAAGATGGAGTCTACTCTAAAGTATCTGTTGGAACAGTTACTAGTGGAACACAGTGTATGTTTCTCTGCACGCGCAGCAGTACTACATACAATGGTGCGATTTTGCGATACAATAACGCGTGCTACTGCATTGCCGGAATGGATGGTCGCGACAACGACAGCAATTATCTCACGTGTTCAATAAGATAA
- the LOC130624357 gene encoding complement component 1 Q subcomponent-binding protein, mitochondrial-like: protein MACITYFFKKSSMYKMSFGRSIVKLVRSNAAYKSSVCMPLTEKRCLSSLASIKCRLPQVNSKTRHQRSLHLTHGTHNQTDGDKDLVSFLQEEINYEQENVMEVPEFKDFKVEMNGTHVGLSRKFNGEKVEISFDVNENLNVDEEISVENPEEIDVDTPDIVSYPQFTVKITKPSGKTLHFNCSCNTNLSEEDLEGETAEDEQFDLFRFENVKIYDKTSQNESVFEADTETMDGELYSMLMTTLLERGVNGVFINDLIDLSTSVEHRHYLTFLKTLQSFMAGK, encoded by the exons ATGGCTTGCatcacttatttttttaaaaagtcaagTATGTACAAAATGTCTTTCGGGAGAAGTATTGTCAAACTTGTTCGCAGTAACGCGGCTTATAAGTCCAGCGTGTGTATGCCTTTGACAGAAAAGAGATGTCTTTCTTCTCTCGCTTCTATAAAATGTCGACTTCCTCAAGTCAACAGCAAAACAAGGCACCAAAGATCATTGCATCTCACACACGGGACACATAATCAAACAGATG GTGACAAAGATCTAGTTAGTTTTTTGCAAGAAGAAATAAATtatgagcaagaaaatgtaatgGAGGTTCCAGAATTCAAAGATTTTAAG GTGGAAATGAATGGAACACATGTTGGCTTATCCAGGAAGTTCAATGGTGAAAA AGTCGAGATATCTTTTGATGTGAATGAAAATCTAAATGTTGATGAAGAAATTAGCGTAGAGAATCCTGAAGAGATTGATGTTGATACACCTGAT atTGTATCGTATCCACAATTTActgtaaaaattacaaaacctTCCGGAAAAACATTGCATTTCAACTGCTCGTGTAACACCAATCTTAGTGAAGAGGATTTGGAAGGCGAAACTGCAGAAGACGAACAGTTCGATTTGTTTCGATtcgaaaatgtcaaaatttacgATAAAACGTCACAAAACGAGTCTGTATTTGAAGCCGACACTGAAACGATGGACGGG gaATTGTACAGTATGCTGATGACAACTTTACTGGAGCGTGGTGTAAATGGCGTGTTTATCAACGATCTAATAGATCTCAGCACGTCGGTCGAACATCGGCATTATTTAACGTTTTTGAAGACACTACAGAGCTTTATGGCGGGAAAATGA